CAAACGGTGCAATGATAGAGTGAAACGTTTTTCTGTTCGTTCTGAAACGAGTTGGTGAACTTGAGCGAATGGGAACATACCGGATGACTTGTGTCTTAGAGCAACAGGCTACCAGAATTCGTGCTATAAATGAAACCTTCTGTACAATTAATTTTAGACACCAAAGTGTCGCAAGAATACGTTGTCGAAATCTTTCTGCAGCGTCCCCTTCGCCCACGCCTCAGCTGGAACTAAACGAGTACTTTGTCAACGGCAATTGGAGTAAGGCTGATGATTAAGAGACGAATTTCACCTTCACGCTTTTTAGAGAACACGTCGACTCTAGTTTCTCGCGTGTTAAAGACGCCGAATCGCCGAAGATCCTGTTTAGTGCAACAGACACACCGCTGTAGAACATCTTAAACACATCCACCATCTTTCGTTCTACGAAATACGCCAACGCAGAATGGATCGACAGATTATTACGACGAAACTCTTATTCTTCGTCCTGTTGCTGTTCGTAAGCTCAGTTCGGGCGAAGGATCACGCAAAATCGAGCAACCTGACTCCAAACGAGGCGGTGAAGCCAGTGGAAGAATTCGTCGAGGAGTCCTCCACCGAAGACCAATTTTCGTTGGAATCCGCGACGACCACAGAGTCCGCCACAACTGTGCAGACCTACCAGAAGCTGACACTGTCCATCAATGCCAGGAAAAACATTTCCAGAGAATTCAGACCCAGTGTACATCTAGGTGTGGTATCGTAATTTTGAGTGAATGCGGAACAGAGAGTTTGAGCGAAAGATTCGTGCGAAACGATAGTGAATCGAACGGATGTTTATCGATAGCAAGTGAGTATAGATTGTTGCGCGTGTGAATTGGGTTGTATGGCGGTCACGTGTAAATTTGATTGAGATAATCGAGCGTCGTGCGTGTGAGTTCTTCAACCCATCTTTAATCCTTCGATCTTTATATTTCCACTTTGTTCTTATCGCAACAAACGGAAACTTATCTGTCGCTATATTCGTAATTCTAATATTCAACGAACCATTCGATGCTACACTTAACAATTTTTCTACATAGGTGAAATTAAGGAATCCAGAATCAGCAATGTACCCTTCAACGCTGTTCATCATTTCAACTTCGACAATGGAGTGGATCCTGGCTCGTATCACCAACATTTAAAAGATTTCCAAATAGTCTACCAGCCTACGGCAAAGACTCCGCAAACTCTTCAGGCTGGTAATCCAGAGAATTCTTATCGGAATTTATTCGAAACTGTCGTTGCACCAACCGAAGAGAGCAAGAAAGATGAGACGACGCAGAATGGCTACGTCAAATTTCAAGACGATGGGTTGGACGCTGTCAGAGTCGAATACGACGACTCTTCGAAGGATCAAGCTTTCCATCAACAGTTCTCGCATTCGGTTACGGAAAATATGGGGGCGCAGTACGATTCCACGGACCAACAGATCTTCCAGAATTTAGAGAAGCCTATTTTCGAACAGCAAACGTCCACCGTTTGGGGAAAACCGTCAAAATTTCAGGGTGAAATTGAGAAACACGGGGGAAGCTTTTCAAAACCGGAACTAAACGCTGATCCTTTAAAGATATCACATTATACTGGATTTTACGATCATCAGAATCAGCAACAGTCAAATCTACAAAATTTCGAGTTATTCAGAAAGCCGAGTAACGGGGTGGTCTATGTTCAGGAGTCGTCGTTTCTCACAACTAGGAAGTATCCTTATCCTATTTATCAGCCACACCGTGGATACCATCAGGTTGATTTTATTAATGACGAACGTCCGTCTTATCCTGTTAAGAAAAGGTGAGCGTTCCGTCGACTTTCCACTTTTCCTTCGCTTTTGAAAATATCTTGCAAGTTGCTACTTTTCCTCTAGATCCGTGTTCTCCAATCTCTTTTAAATCGCGATTCTCTACTGCAATAGCCAAAAATAATTTAGACATCACAAAACTTCATTCATATTGTTTGTGAAGAGTGAATCAATGTTCGTCGCGATGAAAATTTTCTGAATACTAATGGTCACGTTAAGGTGAGCGAGCGCTGAGAATtttcaaagtaaaattaaaagcaACAATACCTCGAGAACTGTATCGTTTCCAGCGGATATCTTTTTCATGAGAAATAGTACACTTGTACCTTTGTTTATCCGTCAGTTTTGCCACGCCTAAATTATTGTTCTGCTTTCAGTCCCTGCAACAATACCAAAATTCCTGAATACGTCAAAATAGCTGCTttgttattgggttggcaactaagtgtcattaggtggtaatgacaaaattcgcaatcgcttagttgccaacccaatacttcAAAGATATTATTCGCTCACGAGATTCTCTTCACAGAGTGTCCTCCTGGAAGAAGATCTTCCACCTGATCGGCGCTATTCTGCCTCTCGGTCTGCTCATAGCTGCTCTAACTCCAAATGTGGTAAAGGTCGACAATACTACGTGAGTGCACTTTCGTTTTTTTCCGCTCCAGAAGCGTGTCTACTGGAATTCTAATCACGAACGAAACCCTTTAGCCAGCCTAACATCGTTTTGTCCAAGTGGAGGGTCGCTGACCTTCCAGTGGAACACAAACATGCGAGATTCACGGATCCCTTCAACGACTGCGAGGAGAGATCCATCTGTGATATGATCTTGGCTGGCGGTGACGCTGGATCCACCGTGTTGCAGAACATTTTATGGAACCTGGCGACAAGGTAATTGTccgattattaaaaattaagaataaatGGAAGAACAGGATTTTGGGCAAAGGTcgagtaattttatttatacttgtGATCGTGAAACTTATGtcgttatttatgtatattaactGGAGATTGGATAATTGTTTAATCGTTTGGAGTAAATTTGAGTGGAAAGTTTTCAAGACGCATAGAAAAacgtgaaatgtaattttagtCGTGAGAACGGTCTACGAGTTCTTGTAAATCGTTCACTGTATAATTCTTCAATTATTTGGAAAGTTGCGAACAGAATATCGGGAAAATTTCACATTGCgagaattaaaaatagaatttagcgAAATATCGAACGATTTCGTTTATAATCGTGTTTGCAAGACTTGTGTAGAATTCTTGAAAACCTGTAAACTAAGAAGCAGCGACAAGTGATAGTAAGCATAACGTTTAGTAGGTTAAAAATCGCTTTATTAGCTCTGCAAAACGTGGCTCGTTTACTCTGAGCCGATTCATCAGTGGATTTTTAATAGCTTGTCAGCCAGTTAATGGTGTCTATGCAATTAGAAAAGTGGAACAGCGAAGGCGATGTTTAAAACGCGCTTGAGTTATCCGTTCGGAGACAATTTTTGTTTCTCTGCGTaccgaataaaaaaaaaaaacaaaaaaacaaaaacaaaggaataaataaaagaagaagagataaTTTACTGGTAAAGAACCGTTCCAACTTTTTCCAACGATTTCTAAAATATGAAGaagataaaatttctcttttattccatttttagaaatttgaaaattatttataaattcttaaCTGTATCGTTGTGCTTCGATGTAAtggattttttttattgttagaaCATCGACAACAATGGCGAAAGAAAGCGGACTTCACGATGTTTTCGAGGCGGTGAAGAAAAAGGATTGTACCAACGTCCTTTGTTAATCTCTTCTTTAATTTGCGTTGAAAAATATAGAACCGGACGAGGGTAACAGTGATTCCCTGCATTATAATCGCGGATGTGAGCAATTTTCACGGTGAAAAATTGAAACCTGCTAATGTTTAACTTTCTCCGAGCGATCGTATTAAAAATAAGACACAGAAACGGACTCGTAGAAACCTAGCAGAAAGTAGCTGCTAAGTAATTACTGCTACCATTCCGACTCTTTATACGTCGATTAATGTTTCTATCATTCGAAAATAACCGTAACCTCGAGATTATTGGTGTAAtctgaatttttataattagacAAAAACTGGGAACAGCAAATTATTATTCTGCCCATTTTGCTTCTAagaatatcatatttatattttcaataattcgatACTTTTTCCTTACTGAATTTCCATTGGATTATTTCAAGAATAAAATACTCTTGGCGTACaatatttttgtcaattttataaatatttcgattCTTTTCAATTCAACTCCGTCAAATTGCCAACGTGTACAAaccaatttcttaattttctattCACGTGTTTCGATTACAaaatgtattagattgtccggaaagtgtctttctttcacagacacgtcttttacaacgatacatctttatacaaacatgaaatctaatctgttgaatattatgatttttattttgatagaacaaaatggatcatacgctattacgacaaaataacataaaacgaaaaatattgtgcgtctattatttcctcataaaacgaaagaaacttttcggacaacctaatattatcaTTCAACGatgatatatttaattgtattaaaaaagaaattttaacaatCCTCGATCAATATGTATCAATAACCACTCGGAAATCGAACTGATCTGTCTCACATTTTACagcaatattttaaattgaaatatttgtacaacGAATTAGTATACACTCCGATTAGTTTGTATCACCAGCTATAACACGTTCCTTTGCTCGAGCGTCGATGAAAGTGACCAAAGCTTCACCGAACAAGGGCACCACGACCGGATGAAAGGATTATTCGGGAATTGTTGGTGCGAGTGCGCTTCTCTTCGGCGCAAGTGAAAGTAGTCACAGTGTATAAGTGGGTCGACAATATTCTATGCCAGTTCGAGTCCGGAATTTATGTCCCTGCGACGAGATACGGGTTATCGGCAAGTGCAACGAGCTTTCACACGCGTCTCGAGTACCAATACCTCAACCAATTCACGAAAATCATCCTGTTCGTctcaattttttatcattttcaattctttttctcAATCTtcgtaatttgaaattattcggcGTTTTATGGAGAAGCGAATTTTGAGAAACATCATGCTTTAACTAGAAATTAACTGGAAGATCGAACGATGGAAAAAGTCATCGATCGGTTGAGGCGCGTCCAGGGCTGAAAAATACCGGGTGGGACTCGAATTTCGGGTCGACCGATTTGCTTCTCCATTTTCACTTGAGGAATGCAAGAAAGACCAGCGTGGATCACCGTACGATCCTGAACGATTGATTAATGACAGTCTGCTTCGCTGGATACGATAAAACATATCTTCGTTTCCTTTAATCAACGCCCTTTCACTTAATTATCCATTCGATAGTCAACATGAATTTCTGTTAATCGAATAAACGACTTATCGTATCTCTTTCGAACTCTGCTACAACATCCAACTTCGACGTTAAATTAATCAATGTGACACCGACGATCTCGTTTACACGAAAATTGGTATAACTTTACTTTGTAAGTTGTACCGTCgtaaatttcataaaacgaCGAATTCTTCTTATATATTCGATCGCGCTGAAGTAAATTCAACCGCGCGTATAATATTTCCACGACGCTTAACCATCCATACAAAAGCCGACGTACAGAATACCAGTACGTGAGTGAAACCGATCTTCCATTTCCCACGATCGTCATCGTGTCCAATTAATGGCACACACGCGCCACATACGCAACAAAGCAAGGAGCAAAGATAAAACAAAGAGCAGAATTCCAGCGCGTGTCGATTCAGAAGTAAAACGTTTTATTCGAGGGACGGACAACCGTGGAAAGAAAGTCCAGCCAATTACGCGCACTTATCTCTAATTACCCTAGCCTCTTTCCTAATAAACACACTTTCGCGGAACGTCGTCCACCGTCTTGCGGTGGCTCATGTGATCGTAAGATCGCGTTTGAATGGCAACGAAAGTGAGCCACTTTTTATCGACGGTTCTACTTCTGACGAGGTTATCCTCGACGAGTCGACGAGCTGGTAAAAAACCGACGAGCAGACATGGAGTTTCCGGTGATCGCGCCGGATGCGGATATTCCCTCGATACTTATGGCGATTTCTTATCGTTGCGAGAACTGTGTTAACGAGATCACTGACTTTCGTACGATGGGATGGTCAAGAAGACACGGGAAAATGATTTCTGGAAATTTGCGACTACAGCGTTCGCAAAGGGATctgatcgtttcttctttcaccTCGTTTTATTGCCGTAGAATTTGATCGTTTGgcgaaattttagaaattctaaTTGGAAGAATCGGAGATAATTGATCGTTAAATATCGAATGTCAAGATCGATGCTTACTCCCTAAGATCGGTGAATTGTATTATCGAAGTAGATCGAACGTTGTGAAAACGGACCGTTTTTAAGATCGATACTTAAGGTAATACGTTGGTAAcggtaattttatatattaggttgtccggaaagcgTCTTTTTTTTACAGACACTTTtttaatctgtcgaacgttgtgatcttgagtttgatagaacaaaacggttcatacgtaattcgataaaataatataaaacggaaaatgtccATGTAATGCATCCATTAttcccttataaaacgaaagaaacttttcggaccaCCTAATAGTAAGCTAAATACTTTAAGAAAATGAAGCATTTTACGGATTATTTCGTGCATCTTGAATTTTGAGAAGACGCATAATTTGTAAGATTCAGGTAATGGCTTATATCGAAAAGTAAGTTGTACGTTAAGAAAATCATTAATAAGGAATTTTGATGAAACTTTGCACAAGTGTTCATCAGACCTGCCTGAGAATTTAGCCACAATTTGTTCGTTTCTCACTATAAAAGAGAAATCAACTCTTTTATTCGAACCGATTCTTCTACGTAGACGCTTATAAATGTCGTAAAtgatttaaaatatgaaaaaagtaaaagttacACCGTGTCTCGAGACCTATAAATTTGTGCAAAAATTTCTGTTCACGTATGACCGAGAACGTATTTATATAAAAACGCCCATTgtccccttttcttttttttaataatcacgAGAAGGTAATAATGTCCATTCCTTGAGAATTGGAACGAATCTTAATATCGACAGATTACTATATTCGAACGCTATGAAATAGAAGAAACTGGAAACAGATtcactaataattattatacataattacgatAATGATTATCATCGTATAAGAAACTCTGGCGTGTTATTTACTTAAGTTTCATTTCCACTGTGGATTCTTTACACGAAATTACGGGTGCTATATTAAGTGGTGTAATTTTCGAGATTGCGGGGTTTTGCTCCATCTTATTGCGAAGGTCGGATCAATttgaaaaagatgaaagaatCATTATGCTCGTTAAGGTGTTCCGTGCCGCGTGTTTATTAGCTGTCCCATTTTTACGATATCAAAATGGTAAGTGGAAACGGCTGTCGTACGTGTTAAATCGATGCGTGAAAATTAAACGTTCAGTTGTCGATGAATATGGAAAACGAGAAAGATTAACGCCTCCCACAGGGACATTAACAAACATTTACTTCGCTCGcaaagaaatttgtaaaaagtcTCGAGAAACTTGAAACACGGGTACTCCAAAAAATAAGAACAGGAGCGAAAAACTTAAATTTATTTGGATTATTATTTACGTTTATCAGTTACTAATCGCTAGACCACGGATTTTTTGATATTTcccaaaatataatagaaaaagatagaacTTAGGTAGAAAATTCGTGTTACGCGCAATCTGTACACCTTTGCGCTTTCAAACTTCCTGTAAACGCGTAACAATCGGCAAAAAATTTAATGATCGCAAGAGACACGCATTGCGAAAGAAGAAATTTGTCTATCGATTTTTAACTATCGATCTACATGCGCGTCAACGAcccagaaaattctcaaaatgcTCGATGCTCGATCCCGCGTCCGACACTTTCACTTTCATCCAGCTTTCTCCGCTAACGGGGCATCTTCCTTAACAGCCATCGCAGACCCTTTGCCGATTGGTGAGAACGTTTCTGAACCATCATCCTCTGAACTGTGACGCATATGTTTCAACGCCTGCGAACAGCGCTCTTTGGGGCGTGGGTCGTTAACTATGACGACGCGTAGGCTCATCTTCGAGGTGTGTCAAGGAAAACGAACGCGCAACAGACACTGAGCGATATTGGAAAACCAACGAGGCCATCGTGGATCGTATCCAACACAATGGAAACGATCACGATCGTACGCGTCTATAATTCTTAATGGCACGAGGACGCGAAATTCTATCGAAGGACGTGAATCTGCTTATCGGCTCGATACCTGTAACCATAAGATACCAACGAGTGAGGTACACGGTAAATAAGGTACGAAAGGTACACGGTGTATAATTTCTGAAAAAGAGCACACGAAAAAGTATGTCGGTGTCTCGataaattttctaaagtaaACGAATCGTCGTTGGCAGCTTGTAAATCGTTTAAGCGGGCTTTGTGAGAAAAAGAAAGTAGCCGATCGTTTTCCTAGCTCGGCGAGATATGACTGCGATCTTTCTCGACCTTCCGGAATGTGTGCAGCATTTATGGAAATGATCGTACCGTGGCAATGCCGGAGTCACGGTATGCAGGAAATTCGTCG
This genomic window from Bombus terrestris chromosome 9, iyBomTerr1.2, whole genome shotgun sequence contains:
- the LOC100651288 gene encoding uncharacterized protein LOC100651288, whose amino-acid sequence is MDRQIITTKLLFFVLLLFVSSVRAKDHAKSSNLTPNEAVKPVEEFVEESSTEDQFSLESATTTESATTVQTYQKLTLSINARKNISREFRPSVHLGVIGEIKESRISNVPFNAVHHFNFDNGVDPGSYHQHLKDFQIVYQPTAKTPQTLQAGNPENSYRNLFETVVAPTEESKKDETTQNGYVKFQDDGLDAVRVEYDDSSKDQAFHQQFSHSVTENMGAQYDSTDQQIFQNLEKPIFEQQTSTVWGKPSKFQGEIEKHGGSFSKPELNADPLKISHYTGFYDHQNQQQSNLQNFELFRKPSNGVVYVQESSFLTTRKYPYPIYQPHRGYHQVDFINDERPSYPVKKRVSSWKKIFHLIGAILPLGLLIAALTPNVVKVDNTTQPNIVLSKWRVADLPVEHKHARFTDPFNDCEERSICDMILAGGDAGSTVLQNILWNLATRTSTTMAKESGLHDVFEAVKKKDCTNVLC